A genomic region of Pseudomonas abietaniphila contains the following coding sequences:
- a CDS encoding lipopolysaccharide kinase InaA family protein, producing the protein MQAQHEKNFDYWWNTSGPWVEEPNVRRRGTSGVQRVIHDGNLVYVKRQTGHLSRSIRYPFGRPTVMREGKALSKLLQLGVAAPAPLFYGAQKVDGVWRGILVTKDLGGFQDLDTWYSEGGRQRMTEIEHLKMLDQLAQLLARMHLARWQHGCMRSKHIFIRVRNGNAGHEFDLALLDLEKSHGRLTALGAARHDISQLRRHSFWSESEWQALMSRYESGLGKTIVRPARRLALSDDVKRKS; encoded by the coding sequence ATGCAGGCACAACACGAAAAGAACTTCGACTATTGGTGGAACACATCCGGCCCGTGGGTGGAAGAACCCAACGTCCGCAGGCGCGGAACCAGCGGCGTACAGCGCGTCATACATGACGGAAACCTGGTGTATGTAAAGCGCCAGACTGGTCACCTGTCCCGCAGCATCCGGTATCCCTTCGGGCGCCCCACTGTCATGCGCGAAGGCAAGGCACTGTCTAAGTTATTGCAGCTGGGCGTCGCAGCGCCCGCCCCCCTCTTTTATGGGGCGCAAAAAGTGGATGGCGTTTGGCGCGGGATTCTGGTGACCAAAGATCTGGGCGGCTTTCAGGACCTGGACACGTGGTATTCGGAAGGCGGCCGTCAACGAATGACCGAAATCGAGCATCTCAAGATGCTGGACCAGTTGGCCCAACTTTTGGCACGTATGCATTTGGCACGCTGGCAACACGGCTGCATGCGTTCGAAGCATATTTTCATAAGGGTCAGGAATGGCAACGCTGGCCATGAATTCGACCTGGCGCTGCTGGACCTTGAGAAATCCCACGGAAGACTCACCGCGCTGGGGGCCGCGCGGCACGACATTTCCCAGCTAAGGCGCCATTCCTTCTGGAGTGAGTCGGAGTGGCAGGCGCTGATGTCTCGCTATGAGTCGGGTCTGGGTAAAACGATTGTCAGGCCTGCCCGCAGGCTCGCCTTAAGTGACGATGTGAAACGAAAATCCTGA
- a CDS encoding GNAT family N-acetyltransferase has product MRESFSVRELRHTDTEALLAFETENRAWFESHIDGRAPSFYSVAGVNEHIEEYLSGFARGVWHPFVLEDSRGRVVGRANLKGIDTNAGVAEVGYRIAQSACGQGLATQALEHLIGQARTRWALTQLVAYVFPENAGSKKVLERCGFVPEHPLKRDVAAVEQRFVRGI; this is encoded by the coding sequence TTGAGGGAATCATTCAGTGTTCGCGAGCTGCGCCACACCGACACCGAAGCGCTGCTGGCATTCGAAACGGAGAACCGCGCGTGGTTCGAATCCCATATCGATGGCCGCGCGCCTTCGTTCTACTCAGTGGCAGGCGTTAACGAACATATCGAGGAGTATCTGTCCGGTTTCGCGCGGGGTGTCTGGCATCCCTTTGTGCTCGAGGACTCGAGGGGAAGAGTCGTCGGCCGCGCCAACTTGAAGGGTATTGATACGAATGCGGGCGTTGCGGAGGTCGGCTATCGAATCGCGCAAAGCGCCTGCGGACAAGGGCTGGCGACCCAGGCGCTGGAACACCTGATCGGGCAGGCCCGGACGCGCTGGGCGCTGACGCAACTGGTGGCGTATGTGTTTCCGGAAAATGCCGGTTCTAAAAAGGTGCTCGAGCGCTGCGGGTTTGTGCCTGAGCACCCTCTGAAACGCGACGTGGCCGCCGTGGAACAGCGATTCGTACGTGGGATCTGA
- a CDS encoding GAF domain-containing sensor histidine kinase has protein sequence MAENDTFTQDIAAVARIDAVPIILDMVKHVTGMRFAAVARVTESHWVALAVDDAIDFGLKPGGQLVLESTICHEIRQSRRPVVFTHASEHPIYSKHHTPKTYRLESYVSIPIVKGNGEFFGTLCAIDTLPAHFDECAVVKTLGLFAQLIAMHLDLRDDLQRSETALADATEAGRLREQFIAVLGHDLRTPLSAIRMSADLLESRLEDKRERGLASAIRKSSQRMGALIEDVLDFARGRLGGGIPVRRTRVDDLGAVLSSVIAEIQAAEPGVQIEQDFTIPSGIYCDPTRIGQLLSNLVGNAVTHGTRESPVRIVATTEGDECVLSVTNHGACIPDALIPLLFQPFKRSDGGQRGEGLGLGLYIASQILEGHGGTLSVSSSPDQGTCFVARFPMRL, from the coding sequence ATGGCTGAAAACGATACGTTCACCCAGGATATCGCCGCCGTCGCCAGGATCGACGCAGTCCCGATCATTCTGGACATGGTCAAACATGTGACCGGTATGCGCTTTGCGGCGGTCGCACGGGTCACGGAGTCGCATTGGGTCGCGTTGGCGGTCGATGACGCCATCGACTTTGGCCTCAAGCCCGGAGGTCAGTTGGTCTTGGAGTCGACCATCTGTCATGAAATCAGGCAGAGCCGGCGACCGGTGGTGTTCACCCACGCCAGTGAACATCCGATCTACTCGAAACACCACACGCCTAAAACCTACCGGCTGGAAAGTTACGTCTCGATCCCGATCGTCAAAGGCAACGGCGAGTTTTTCGGCACTCTGTGCGCCATCGACACGTTGCCTGCGCACTTCGATGAGTGTGCAGTCGTCAAGACCCTGGGGTTATTCGCTCAGTTGATCGCGATGCACCTGGACTTGCGTGATGATTTGCAACGATCTGAAACCGCTCTGGCCGATGCCACCGAAGCCGGTCGTCTGCGCGAGCAGTTCATTGCTGTGCTCGGCCACGACCTGCGCACGCCGCTCAGCGCCATACGTATGAGCGCCGACCTGCTTGAATCCAGACTTGAGGACAAGCGCGAGCGTGGACTGGCCAGTGCGATCCGCAAGAGTTCGCAGCGCATGGGCGCCTTGATCGAGGACGTGCTGGATTTCGCCCGTGGCCGACTCGGTGGCGGGATTCCGGTCAGGCGCACGCGGGTGGACGATCTGGGGGCCGTGCTCAGTTCGGTCATCGCGGAGATCCAGGCGGCGGAGCCGGGTGTGCAGATTGAACAGGACTTCACGATCCCTTCGGGCATTTATTGTGACCCGACGCGCATCGGGCAATTGCTGTCCAATCTGGTGGGCAACGCCGTGACCCATGGCACCCGCGAATCGCCGGTCCGGATCGTGGCGACAACCGAGGGCGATGAATGTGTTTTGTCGGTGACCAATCATGGGGCGTGTATTCCCGATGCATTGATCCCGCTGCTCTTTCAGCCCTTCAAGCGCTCGGATGGAGGGCAGAGGGGAGAGGGCCTGGGCCTTGGGCTTTACATCGCTTCACAGATTCTCGAAGGCCATGGCGGCACGCTTTCGGTCAGTTCGTCGCCGGATCAGGGAACGTGCTTCGTGGCGCGGTTTCCGATGAGGCTTTAG
- a CDS encoding LysR family transcriptional regulator has product MDRFDAMQAFVRVVETGSFTKAAATLHLSKTSVTQLVQQLEARLRVKLLNRTTRKVNVTADGAAYYERAVRVLADLDDAETGLSSAATLPRGRLRVDVPSPFARLILIPALPAFHARYPDIQIDLGVSDRMVDIIGENIDCVVRGGELTDQSLMARRIGDLQLGVYAAPDYLARAGRPAHPRELEDTHQRIVGYRWARTGKLFPMVMHKGEDTLQVQGRYVLSVDDGNAYMAAGLAGMGILWLPHYMARAPLASGDLLPLFEDWRLDTMPMFVAFPPNRHISLKLRVFIDWMIELMAEHAPVVG; this is encoded by the coding sequence ATGGACCGTTTCGATGCCATGCAGGCCTTCGTTCGAGTGGTGGAAACCGGCAGTTTCACCAAGGCCGCTGCAACGCTGCACTTGAGCAAGACCAGCGTGACCCAACTGGTGCAGCAGCTGGAAGCGCGCTTGCGGGTCAAGCTGCTCAACCGCACCACGCGGAAGGTCAACGTGACGGCCGATGGTGCTGCGTATTACGAGCGCGCAGTGCGGGTGTTGGCCGATCTGGACGATGCGGAAACTGGCTTGTCGAGCGCCGCGACGTTGCCTCGTGGACGCTTGCGCGTGGACGTTCCGAGTCCGTTCGCGCGTCTGATCCTGATTCCGGCGCTGCCTGCGTTTCACGCGCGCTACCCCGACATCCAGATCGACCTGGGCGTCAGTGACCGGATGGTCGACATCATCGGCGAGAACATCGATTGTGTGGTGCGCGGCGGTGAGTTGACCGATCAGTCGCTGATGGCGCGACGTATAGGCGATCTGCAGTTGGGGGTGTATGCGGCGCCCGATTATCTGGCGCGAGCAGGACGGCCTGCTCATCCGCGAGAACTGGAAGATACCCATCAACGGATCGTGGGTTATCGTTGGGCACGCACTGGCAAGCTGTTTCCGATGGTCATGCACAAAGGCGAAGACACCCTTCAGGTGCAAGGCCGTTACGTGCTATCCGTGGACGACGGCAATGCCTACATGGCCGCGGGTCTGGCCGGGATGGGCATACTCTGGCTGCCGCATTACATGGCCCGGGCGCCACTGGCCAGTGGTGACCTGCTGCCGTTGTTCGAGGACTGGCGTCTGGACACGATGCCCATGTTCGTGGCGTTTCCGCCCAATCGGCACATCAGCCTCAAGCTGCGGGTTTTCATCGACTGGATGATCGAGTTGATGGCCGAGCACGCGCCGGTCGTCGGCTGA
- a CDS encoding RidA family protein, translating to MTVRNVVFPAGRQALYDINRYSPAIKSNGLLFVSGQVGSREDGSPEPDLQAQVRLAFNNLNAILDAAGCTFDDVIDVTVFMVDPQSRFERIWAVVQEFWGQAPHPTVTAVGVSWLYGFDFEIKVIAKLPEGDAA from the coding sequence ATGACCGTTCGCAACGTGGTTTTCCCCGCTGGACGCCAGGCGCTTTACGACATCAACCGGTATTCGCCGGCCATCAAATCCAACGGTTTGTTGTTCGTCTCGGGACAGGTCGGCAGCCGCGAAGATGGCTCCCCCGAACCCGATCTGCAAGCGCAGGTCAGGCTGGCCTTCAACAACCTCAACGCCATCCTCGACGCGGCAGGTTGCACCTTCGATGACGTGATCGACGTCACGGTCTTCATGGTCGATCCGCAGTCGCGATTCGAAAGAATCTGGGCCGTCGTGCAGGAGTTCTGGGGGCAAGCGCCGCACCCGACCGTGACGGCTGTCGGTGTGAGCTGGCTGTACGGTTTTGATTTCGAGATAAAAGTCATTGCCAAATTGCCGGAGGGTGACGCCGCCTAA